AGTGGGCGGAGCGATTTGTCGGGTGACCGGCCAGCGGCGCCGCGTTAGGGGCGTCATCAGCGTCGTCACTAGGGGCGTCATCAGGGGCGGGAGGGGGAGTCGAGTCCATCATTCAGACCATTTTAGTGATGTGGCGAGACGGCAACGTAGTCAATGTTACCTCGACCTTGACGGAAACTCGGTTTCAGACGCTCTTCGTCCGCATCTTTTTTGACTGATTTGGACAATTTAACCAGCCAGCCCTAGAACCTTGGGTGGTCCCTTGCCATAATACTTGGGCAGCAAATTCCCCCGTTACGTTATGCTTCTGGGGGCGATCTTGGTGTTTGACCGAGTGCCCGATCCATGGGCTGCGCTGCACACCTTTTTTGCACGTCACCTGGGCTGCGTCCCAGGTTGCATTGACGAGGAATCCTCCATGATCACCAACGCCGACCTCAGTTCCCAGACCCGCCGTGAACTGGCCGAGATGGCCAAAAATTATGGTGTCGCGGGGTGGCACTCAATGCGGAAAGACGATTTGGTCAGCGAGATCAAGAAAGTGCAACGCCGTCTCCGCCGACAGGCTGCTGCTGAAAAACCAAGCGATTCGGCTGCGGCGACGACTCCGCGGCGGACGGGCAGTCAAGGGGCTGCGAAGCGAAAACCTGCCAACCGCTCGACGACGGTCAGTTCCAAGACAATTTCGGCCAAAAAATCCTCGGGGAGCAAGACAGCCTCGCTGACAGCGAGCAAGTCGTCACCGGCGGCGCGGAAATCGACGAGTTCGAAGTCATCCAGTGCGGCCTCCCGCAACAAGTCCCGTAAAACCACATCGCGAAACGACGCTCCTTTGCCGGAGTTGGATGAACCGAAAATCTCGGAGAAAACGCTGCGGATTCGCGCAGAAATGCGGCGCCGCCGCGAGCTGATGCAAAAACACAAGGATCTCTCGACGAACACTCTCGTCGGCGGATCGGCTGTCAGCGGCGGTTCCGAACGCCACCGCACCACCGCGCCGCACCGCGACCGCATCGCATTGCTCGTCCGCGATTCGTATTGGCTTCAAGCGAGTTGGGAAGTCACCCAAGCGAGTGTCCAGCGAGCCCAATCAGCGCTCGCCGAGCAATGGCATTCGGCGGTACCGACCCTGCGACTGTTGTCCGTGGGTGACGTTTCGAGCAATCGCGCCGAAACCGTCTCTCGCGATATTGCAGTCCATGGCGGAGTGAGTACGTGGTACATCGACGTCCAAGACCCGCCATCGCGTTATCGAGTTGCACTTGGGTACCTCGCCGGAAATGGATCGTTTCACTGCCTCTGCCGAAGTAACATTGTGGAAACGCCGGTGCCTGGTGATTGCGAGCGATTGGACGAGCATTGGCAGGATATTGCCGAAGACTACGAGCGGATCTACGCCCTCAGTGGAGGTCTCGAAACTGGCAGCGGTGAGTTGCGGGAAGCCTTCGAAGATCGTTTGCAGCGGCGAATGCCGCATGCGGTCGAGTCGGGTAGCATGACCGGTGACCCCTCGCTCCTGCGTCAATCGAAATTGCGATTGGATGTACAGGCTGAACTGATCGTGTTCGGCAAGACCGATCCCACCGCTTCGGTGAGCGTTTCTGGTCATCCCGTGAAATTACAGAAAGACGGTGCCTTTACCGTGCGGTTGGATTTCCCTGACAAGCGGCAAGTGCTGCCCATCACCGCTGAGACGCGTGACGGGATGCGGCAGCGCACCACGGTGTTCGCCGTCGAACGCAATACGAAGGTGATGGATACCGTCGAACTCGCAGAAAACAATTAGCCCCCGCCCGAACTTGGAACGGTCCGTTCCGACTCCTTTGACCCGCTGCGATGCGCAACATGATGTTCTCTTCCAAATTGTTTACCGGGTGGGTGCTGGCAAGCGTGCTCGCCGTGCCACTGTTTTCCGCTAATTTGCCGGCCGCTGAGTCGTCAAAGCACAAACCGTTAAACGTGCTCTTGATCACCAGCGGTTGCTGCC
This genomic window from Allorhodopirellula heiligendammensis contains:
- a CDS encoding DUF4912 domain-containing protein, which produces MITNADLSSQTRRELAEMAKNYGVAGWHSMRKDDLVSEIKKVQRRLRRQAAAEKPSDSAAATTPRRTGSQGAAKRKPANRSTTVSSKTISAKKSSGSKTASLTASKSSPAARKSTSSKSSSAASRNKSRKTTSRNDAPLPELDEPKISEKTLRIRAEMRRRRELMQKHKDLSTNTLVGGSAVSGGSERHRTTAPHRDRIALLVRDSYWLQASWEVTQASVQRAQSALAEQWHSAVPTLRLLSVGDVSSNRAETVSRDIAVHGGVSTWYIDVQDPPSRYRVALGYLAGNGSFHCLCRSNIVETPVPGDCERLDEHWQDIAEDYERIYALSGGLETGSGELREAFEDRLQRRMPHAVESGSMTGDPSLLRQSKLRLDVQAELIVFGKTDPTASVSVSGHPVKLQKDGAFTVRLDFPDKRQVLPITAETRDGMRQRTTVFAVERNTKVMDTVELAENN